The following coding sequences are from one Ruminococcus flavefaciens AE3010 window:
- a CDS encoding GGDEF and EAL domain-containing protein yields the protein MWFNMSFIPLSHEKDNLCYCLYIVEVTLKADAKRLSTVSADIASYVLETCIKLQNPDDFKEAMKEVCADVRDLCDSEHCCILLMDTEKRKCSVLCEAFSKDTKLLPMDKYVDDAFYDIAYSWLDTIGGSNCLIVKNEQDMELIKERNPIWHDSITSAGGKTIVLFPLEFKDELLGFMWAINFSDDKALTIKETLELTSFILASELYSYKMIEHLRYMSYTDALTKLPNRFASSDYLADLIKRNEKFTAVSIDLNNFKSVNDALGFKAGNQVLIEIARRWRAVSDGQCSGSKAYITRINGDEFLLIIYGYETDEEFRSIIASYVDVLADSLTVDGCDLYITASFGYAEFPADAATGDSLISYANLAMNEIKKARSSDHILKFTPNLLKNEHKLEIENIVRKALKKDTIYFNLQPQYDMEHKLRGFEALARMKDPEGNFVSPADFIPIAEKVGLIDKVDSTVFKKATAFFSRLIKKQGLTLPLASMFRQDI from the coding sequence GTGTGGTTCAATATGTCGTTCATACCGCTGTCCCATGAAAAGGATAATTTATGCTACTGTCTGTATATAGTCGAGGTCACCCTGAAGGCTGATGCCAAAAGGCTTTCCACGGTGTCGGCTGACATAGCGTCGTATGTTCTCGAGACCTGTATCAAGCTCCAGAATCCCGATGACTTTAAGGAAGCCATGAAGGAGGTCTGCGCGGACGTCCGCGACCTTTGTGATTCGGAGCACTGCTGTATCCTGCTTATGGATACCGAAAAACGCAAATGCTCGGTGCTTTGTGAGGCTTTTTCCAAGGATACGAAGCTTCTTCCCATGGATAAATATGTGGACGACGCTTTTTACGATATTGCCTATTCGTGGCTGGATACCATAGGCGGAAGCAACTGCCTTATAGTAAAGAACGAGCAGGATATGGAACTGATAAAGGAGCGCAATCCCATATGGCATGATTCCATTACAAGTGCAGGCGGCAAGACTATCGTGCTCTTTCCGCTGGAGTTCAAGGACGAGCTGCTGGGCTTTATGTGGGCGATAAATTTCAGCGATGACAAAGCCCTTACCATTAAGGAGACCCTTGAGCTTACATCGTTTATCCTTGCGTCCGAGCTCTACAGCTACAAAATGATCGAACATCTCAGGTACATGAGCTATACCGACGCACTGACAAAGCTGCCCAACCGTTTTGCAAGCTCTGATTATCTTGCCGATCTCATTAAGCGCAATGAGAAGTTTACAGCTGTATCCATCGACCTCAACAACTTCAAGAGTGTAAACGATGCTCTTGGCTTCAAGGCGGGAAATCAGGTGCTTATTGAGATAGCAAGGCGCTGGAGGGCTGTTTCCGACGGTCAGTGCTCAGGCTCAAAGGCTTATATCACACGTATAAACGGCGATGAGTTTTTGCTTATCATCTACGGCTACGAAACCGATGAGGAGTTCAGGAGCATTATTGCGTCATATGTGGACGTACTTGCGGACAGTCTTACTGTGGACGGCTGCGACCTGTACATAACGGCAAGCTTCGGATATGCCGAGTTTCCAGCGGACGCAGCCACGGGAGATTCACTTATATCCTATGCCAATCTGGCGATGAATGAGATAAAAAAGGCAAGGAGCAGCGATCATATCCTGAAATTTACACCCAATCTCCTCAAAAACGAGCATAAGCTGGAGATCGAGAACATAGTGAGAAAGGCTCTGAAAAAGGATACCATATACTTCAATCTCCAGCCTCAGTATGATATGGAGCATAAGCTCCGCGGCTTTGAAGCCCTTGCCCGTATGAAGGATCCCGAGGGGAACTTCGTTTCTCCCGCTGACTTTATACCTATTGCGGAAAAGGTAGGTCTTATTGACAAGGTGGACAGTACGGTCTTCAAAAAAGCAACTGCTTTTTTCAGCCGTCTCATCAAAAAACAGGGCTTGACCTTACCCTTAGCCTCAATGTTTCGGCAAGACATCTGA
- a CDS encoding dockerin type I domain-containing protein, giving the protein MMIKKILAAVSAVAIMGTSAAYNGVQFSLFRSYAAGTEEQVTEGGVMISVIAPGCKLPEGLNAKLVEVRGEEKTVLSEWDPASTDIQTISKLSLSDDVSYKLIIGNIPKNYYLPEETDIILENSEHTDKIVICGFDISTYPGTGSSFVKTKEPQFTRRLLSFGSNSKSLSSAFDKDLIEEAYIKDDKGFRYINAFSDSKSSLVLPDGHYTAYVKPANGYRFVKHNSEGELAVISLSSMTSDWYADHAADYFDHDFSKGIGFNVKDGESDRRTEFYIEKVPTAENSCSAAISVIDEDTGKPLEGCVIRLKDDSLSSPSLTWITGEQPMEFDDLRSLDKTYEVDVKYLPAYYKSETDHSLSFSEFGEHKDIVIKAKRTVSEEEAAKLKKAELPKEDPVPVDSKHCAVTIAAYDLNTFLPPKKLTALLIKRANDESKTKTELASWNVGEEPVKTFTDIEFDPNATYYLSFPMEMNSYNNDGSIELDFKKGGDTDKIAVPLYESYMYGNVDADCCICTQKDSATSYGSVYNYSSKDFPLASYGIYDDNGYRYCYASGLASYQLGLGALPDGEYTFRVTPKDGYRILQKGSEYMCVSSLREKFSLEALEQNYEKSVNGIRFKVENGLLKEKVIILIEEAPTAETACSANISVVDEASGEPVNDVKLKFVCSKNSSYSYSWNTTDVPVMKYDNLLYLNSKYKVSVKGAPEGYEYSDQSYEFSFTEYGQNEDLVIKLKKNDPLGDVNSDGRINAVDASTVLTYYANVSTNKEGGFTDAQVKAADIDKNDTINAVDASHILSYYAYTSTAKEDIMPIEDYLKNY; this is encoded by the coding sequence ATGATGATCAAAAAAATCTTAGCCGCAGTGTCAGCTGTGGCAATTATGGGGACTTCCGCGGCTTATAACGGGGTTCAGTTCAGCTTATTCCGTTCTTATGCCGCAGGAACAGAGGAACAGGTCACAGAAGGGGGCGTGATGATCTCTGTTATCGCGCCCGGCTGCAAGCTTCCCGAGGGGTTGAACGCAAAGCTTGTGGAAGTCAGAGGCGAGGAAAAGACAGTTTTATCCGAGTGGGACCCTGCATCAACAGATATACAGACCATTTCCAAGCTGAGCCTGAGCGACGATGTCAGCTATAAGCTTATCATCGGGAATATCCCGAAGAATTACTACCTGCCCGAGGAGACAGATATTATCCTTGAAAACAGCGAGCATACCGACAAAATAGTAATATGCGGCTTTGATATTTCAACGTATCCGGGGACAGGTTCAAGCTTCGTAAAAACAAAGGAACCTCAGTTTACAAGACGCCTTTTAAGCTTTGGAAGCAATTCCAAATCTCTGTCAAGTGCCTTTGACAAGGACCTCATAGAGGAAGCGTATATAAAAGACGACAAGGGCTTCAGGTACATAAATGCCTTTTCAGACTCCAAATCTTCACTGGTGCTGCCTGACGGCCATTATACCGCTTACGTAAAGCCCGCCAACGGCTACCGCTTTGTGAAGCATAATTCCGAAGGTGAATTAGCTGTTATCAGCCTTTCTTCTATGACGTCTGACTGGTACGCCGATCATGCAGCAGATTATTTCGATCACGATTTTTCCAAGGGAATAGGATTCAATGTAAAGGACGGCGAGTCAGACAGAAGAACCGAGTTCTACATTGAGAAGGTTCCTACTGCCGAAAACAGCTGCTCCGCAGCCATATCCGTCATTGACGAGGACACGGGAAAGCCTCTTGAGGGCTGCGTTATCAGACTGAAGGACGATTCCCTTTCATCTCCGTCCTTAACATGGATAACAGGAGAGCAGCCAATGGAATTCGACGATCTCCGCAGCCTTGACAAGACCTATGAGGTAGATGTGAAATATCTCCCCGCCTACTATAAATCCGAAACAGATCATTCCCTCAGCTTCTCCGAATTCGGAGAGCATAAGGATATTGTCATAAAGGCAAAGCGCACTGTGTCCGAGGAGGAAGCGGCAAAGCTGAAAAAGGCAGAGCTTCCCAAGGAAGACCCTGTGCCCGTTGACAGTAAGCACTGCGCCGTTACCATAGCAGCCTATGACCTTAACACATTCCTGCCGCCCAAAAAGCTTACGGCACTTCTCATAAAGCGTGCAAATGACGAAAGCAAGACCAAGACCGAGCTTGCAAGCTGGAATGTCGGCGAAGAGCCCGTAAAGACATTCACTGATATAGAATTCGATCCCAATGCAACATATTATTTGAGCTTCCCCATGGAAATGAATTCCTACAATAATGACGGCAGTATAGAGCTTGACTTCAAAAAGGGCGGCGACACAGATAAAATAGCTGTCCCTCTTTATGAGTCATATATGTACGGCAATGTTGACGCTGACTGCTGTATCTGCACTCAGAAGGACAGCGCCACAAGCTACGGAAGCGTATACAACTACAGCAGCAAGGACTTCCCTCTTGCATCTTACGGCATCTATGACGATAACGGCTACAGATACTGCTACGCTTCGGGATTGGCATCATATCAGCTGGGCTTAGGAGCCCTGCCCGACGGCGAGTATACTTTCAGGGTAACTCCCAAAGACGGCTACAGGATACTTCAAAAGGGCAGCGAGTACATGTGCGTTTCATCACTGCGCGAAAAATTCTCGCTTGAAGCCCTTGAACAAAACTACGAAAAGAGCGTTAACGGTATCAGGTTCAAGGTAGAGAACGGCTTGCTCAAAGAAAAGGTCATTATCCTTATTGAAGAAGCTCCCACTGCGGAGACAGCCTGCTCTGCCAATATATCAGTAGTTGACGAAGCAAGCGGAGAACCCGTAAACGATGTAAAGCTCAAATTTGTGTGCTCCAAAAACAGCAGCTACTCCTATTCGTGGAACACCACCGACGTACCCGTTATGAAGTACGATAATCTTCTGTATCTCAACAGCAAGTACAAGGTATCTGTAAAAGGCGCTCCCGAGGGCTATGAATACTCCGACCAGAGCTATGAGTTCTCATTCACGGAATACGGACAGAATGAAGACCTTGTTATAAAGCTGAAAAAGAACGATCCCCTCGGAGATGTGAACAGCGACGGCAGGATAAATGCTGTGGACGCTTCTACAGTCCTCACATATTACGCAAACGTCTCCACCAACAAGGAGGGCGGCTTTACCGATGCACAGGTAAAGGCTGCGGATATAGATAAGAATGACACCATCAACGCAGTCGATGCCTCCCATATCCTTTCGTACTACGCATATACTTCCACCGCAAAGGAAGATATCATGCCCATAGAGGACTACCTTAAAAATTATTAA
- a CDS encoding ABC-F family ATP-binding cassette domain-containing protein has protein sequence MSILNVEHVTHGFGARQILNDASFRLLKGEHVGLVGANGEGKSTFLNIIMGKLQPDEGKIEWCRHITVGYLDQYSTLAKGKTIRDVLREAFDHLSELEAEMLSLYDKMSDCSDEEMNELMEEVGEIQGILDYSGYYTIDAKISEYANGLGLNEIGLDRDVAELSGGQRAKVLLAKVLLENPMILILDEPTNFLDENHIRWLTNFLQNYENAFILVSHDVPFMNSVINVVYHVENAVMTRYTGDYDNFVRMYELKKKQIEQAYEKQQKEIADLEDFIARNKARVATTNMAKSRQKKLDKMDKITLMREKPKPTFSFRKARTPGRVVIDCKDVVLGYDEPLTKPISIKVENGQKIAIRGVNGIGKSTLLKTLLKIIPPISGYVEHDQFVEYGYFEQEEESTSKTALDVIWEEYPSMTNAEVRAALAQCGLTTEHITSQMRVLSGGENAKVRICRIMLREVNLLVLDEPTNHLDVDAKESLKKAIKDYKGTVLIVSHEPEFYMDIADNIWNIEEWSTKII, from the coding sequence ATGAGCATACTTAATGTTGAACACGTTACCCACGGATTTGGTGCGAGGCAGATACTTAACGACGCCTCTTTCCGCCTGCTGAAAGGTGAACACGTGGGACTTGTGGGCGCCAACGGAGAGGGCAAATCCACGTTCCTGAATATAATCATGGGCAAGCTCCAGCCCGATGAGGGAAAGATAGAATGGTGCAGGCATATCACCGTAGGTTATCTGGATCAGTACAGCACCCTTGCAAAGGGAAAGACTATCCGTGACGTTCTGCGCGAGGCTTTTGATCACCTCAGCGAGCTTGAAGCTGAAATGCTCTCCCTTTATGACAAGATGTCCGACTGCTCCGATGAGGAGATGAACGAGCTCATGGAGGAGGTCGGCGAGATACAGGGGATACTGGATTACAGCGGCTATTATACTATCGACGCGAAAATATCCGAATACGCCAACGGTCTCGGACTTAACGAGATAGGTCTTGACAGGGACGTTGCGGAGCTTTCGGGGGGGCAGAGAGCAAAGGTGCTTCTTGCAAAGGTACTGCTGGAAAATCCCATGATACTCATTCTCGATGAGCCTACCAATTTCCTTGACGAGAACCACATCAGGTGGCTGACCAATTTCCTGCAGAACTACGAAAATGCGTTCATTCTTGTATCTCACGATGTACCCTTCATGAACAGCGTCATAAACGTGGTGTATCACGTTGAGAATGCCGTTATGACGCGATATACAGGCGATTACGACAACTTCGTCCGCATGTATGAGCTGAAAAAGAAACAGATCGAACAGGCTTACGAAAAGCAGCAGAAGGAGATCGCAGACCTTGAGGACTTCATCGCCCGCAACAAGGCTCGCGTTGCCACCACCAACATGGCTAAATCTCGCCAGAAGAAGCTGGACAAAATGGACAAGATAACTCTTATGCGCGAAAAGCCCAAGCCCACATTCTCGTTCCGCAAGGCGCGTACTCCGGGACGTGTGGTCATCGACTGCAAGGACGTTGTTCTCGGCTATGACGAGCCCCTTACAAAGCCCATATCAATAAAGGTGGAGAACGGTCAGAAAATAGCTATCCGCGGTGTGAACGGCATAGGCAAGTCCACTCTTCTGAAAACCCTTCTGAAGATAATACCGCCTATATCGGGCTATGTTGAGCACGATCAGTTCGTTGAATACGGCTATTTCGAGCAGGAGGAGGAAAGCACCTCCAAGACCGCTCTCGACGTAATATGGGAGGAATATCCCTCCATGACAAATGCGGAGGTGCGTGCGGCACTTGCTCAGTGCGGACTGACTACCGAGCATATCACCTCACAGATGCGAGTGCTCTCGGGCGGCGAGAATGCAAAGGTGAGGATATGCCGCATAATGCTGCGTGAGGTCAATCTGCTTGTACTCGACGAGCCCACCAATCACCTTGACGTTGACGCTAAGGAGTCCCTGAAAAAAGCCATAAAGGACTACAAGGGAACGGTTCTTATCGTCAGCCACGAACCCGAGTTCTATATGGACATTGCCGATAACATCTGGAATATCGAGGAATGGTCCACAAAGATAATCTGA
- a CDS encoding RNA polymerase sigma factor has product MTSSELRTLYSTSVSDCHRALIKEYGRYVYSIIFNKLRLCGTKEDIEECFSDVFADIFIKLDEDKLLETDIKALIGTVAKRTAIDRFRRLCAAQKHIENTDENDMALIPADISVEAHAESSELRRLLISKIKELGEPDSTILIQKYYYNRKSEEIAKNVSMTASSVRSRCTRAMEKLRTKLAEIGITE; this is encoded by the coding sequence ATGACAAGCAGCGAGCTGAGAACGCTTTACAGCACCTCGGTATCAGACTGCCACAGGGCTCTGATAAAGGAATACGGCAGATACGTTTATTCTATCATTTTCAATAAGCTCCGGCTCTGCGGTACTAAAGAAGATATCGAGGAGTGTTTCAGCGACGTTTTTGCCGATATATTCATAAAGCTTGACGAAGATAAGCTGTTAGAGACCGATATAAAAGCTCTGATAGGCACAGTTGCAAAGCGAACAGCCATTGACAGATTCAGAAGGCTTTGTGCAGCTCAGAAGCACATTGAAAATACAGATGAGAATGACATGGCGCTTATCCCCGCGGATATAAGCGTTGAAGCTCACGCTGAAAGTTCGGAACTCCGCAGGCTGCTTATCAGTAAGATCAAAGAGCTTGGCGAGCCCGATTCCACTATTCTCATACAGAAATACTATTATAACCGAAAATCGGAGGAAATAGCAAAAAATGTTTCCATGACAGCCTCATCGGTGAGATCGAGATGTACGAGAGCTATGGAAAAGCTCCGCACAAAGCTTGCCGAGATAGGTATTACAGAGTAA
- a CDS encoding leucine-rich repeat protein encodes MNDILNHTSNLAGSAFAHCANLTSVSFNEGFEYLGSYAFSGTGITEVTLPTTLREAVYPFENSSVEKASFADGAKNIPSWLFNKCSTEN; translated from the coding sequence ATGAACGACATATTGAACCACACATCAAATCTTGCGGGCTCTGCTTTCGCTCACTGTGCAAACCTTACAAGCGTAAGCTTCAACGAGGGATTTGAATATCTCGGCAGCTATGCATTCTCAGGCACAGGCATTACTGAGGTAACTCTCCCAACAACTCTTAGAGAAGCTGTTTATCCCTTTGAGAACAGCAGTGTTGAAAAGGCATCCTTTGCAGACGGCGCAAAGAATATACCAAGCTGGCTGTTCAACAAGTGTTCAACTGAAAACTGA
- a CDS encoding nucleotidyltransferase domain-containing protein, with product MNNTAKDVIYLLACAVNGISPDKERVLAMDMEKLYEFCKWHTLRAAVHTALKSAGVTDHEFEQAYNKAVRKNIMLDVERTAISEELEKNGIWYMPLKGSILKDLYPENGMREMADNDVLYDSTKQQKVKELMLSMGYTAESVGKHHHDTYMKPPVLNFELHTVLFGANIEHLHDYYREPQRLMIQDEGKKFGYHMSDEDFYVYVTAHEYKHFSSGGTGIRNLLDCYVYVKSKGDSLDWKYITEQCRQMKIDDFESSRRALAIKVFLSSELPVLNDAEQALLEEYIKYGTYGTVENHMAHFAPHRSKTKNILRNMFPSMNYMKTSVKFVGKCPFLYPLGVVYRWGRVLLIRRKYLSTILKVMKKNAKEKV from the coding sequence ATGAATAATACAGCAAAAGACGTCATATACCTCCTCGCCTGTGCCGTGAACGGTATTTCTCCCGATAAGGAGAGAGTCCTGGCTATGGACATGGAGAAGCTCTATGAGTTCTGCAAGTGGCATACTCTCAGAGCTGCAGTGCATACAGCCTTAAAGTCGGCAGGCGTGACCGATCATGAATTTGAACAGGCATACAATAAGGCTGTCCGCAAGAATATCATGCTGGACGTGGAGCGAACAGCGATATCAGAGGAACTTGAGAAGAACGGCATATGGTATATGCCGCTGAAAGGCTCCATACTGAAAGACCTCTATCCCGAAAACGGTATGCGCGAAATGGCGGATAATGACGTCCTCTATGACAGCACAAAGCAGCAGAAGGTCAAGGAGCTCATGCTCAGTATGGGCTATACTGCGGAGAGTGTCGGCAAGCATCACCATGATACATATATGAAGCCGCCTGTGCTGAACTTTGAACTTCACACTGTTCTGTTCGGAGCTAATATTGAGCATCTGCACGACTATTACCGTGAACCTCAAAGGCTCATGATACAGGATGAGGGTAAGAAGTTCGGCTATCATATGTCTGACGAGGACTTCTACGTGTATGTGACCGCCCATGAATACAAGCATTTTTCAAGCGGCGGTACAGGCATAAGGAACCTGCTCGACTGCTATGTTTATGTGAAAAGCAAGGGTGATTCCCTTGACTGGAAGTACATCACAGAGCAGTGCAGACAGATGAAGATAGATGATTTCGAGAGTTCCCGCCGTGCGCTTGCCATTAAGGTGTTTTTATCTTCAGAGCTGCCCGTCCTTAACGACGCAGAGCAGGCTCTGCTGGAGGAATACATTAAGTACGGAACATATGGCACTGTTGAAAACCATATGGCTCATTTTGCGCCTCACAGATCGAAAACGAAGAATATACTGCGCAATATGTTCCCGTCAATGAACTACATGAAGACTTCCGTCAAGTTTGTCGGCAAATGCCCTTTCCTCTATCCGTTAGGCGTGGTATACCGCTGGGGACGTGTACTTCTGATACGCCGTAAGTATCTCTCTACAATTTTGAAAGTGATGAAGAAAAATGCCAAAGAGAAAGTATAA
- a CDS encoding PqqD family protein, producing MKLNPKFLTHETKGEHITVSTTGTDFNGLIRSNPTAAFIIEALKTDTTESAIVDKLLAKYDVDRTTAEKDVADIIGKLRDIGAVINE from the coding sequence ATGAAACTCAATCCGAAATTCTTGACACACGAAACTAAGGGTGAGCATATCACCGTATCAACAACAGGAACAGACTTCAACGGTCTCATTAGGAGCAATCCCACAGCCGCTTTTATTATTGAAGCTCTGAAAACAGATACTACCGAAAGCGCTATCGTTGACAAGCTCCTTGCAAAGTACGATGTAGACCGTACCACAGCCGAAAAGGACGTTGCCGATATCATTGGCAAGCTCCGCGATATTGGAGCTGTGATAAATGAATAA
- a CDS encoding GGDEF domain-containing protein has protein sequence MDLRSWLEGVDGLASLYSFDILPDGSFSEIRLMGVNKQNEGMLHFRPDTPEFYPGIPYRNYWMDLNFESFLYRSGSERKSLYSYVNARGYWLKGFYIPIANPDEAPAENGTKTVYCLYILEYADDLETESLLQHSADVADAVTNLSIKLHEVQDFYQAMAAAAAEIQSVCSAELCSIYPVNMITQKCAFINSDGVQDKALEYLADEMQCTPFEVAMRWENILAMSDCLLLEDLDIIRERDPVWYSSLCKHQIRNIVLYEIRFKQTLVGFIWAANYDSSKMMHIKKILELSSFLLAAVIRNHHLVSQLELKSTIDGLTQLFNRNSMNERVDKLVSDTSDKPKEMGVVLADLNGLKTVNDDEGHDAGDKLLMRAAALLKLAFGDYEIYRAGGDEFFIFCPDVSEEELAQQVKQLRTLADSTPDVSFAVGAVHVTGEYDIRQAMHTADGRMYRDKQEYYMTHPEKDRRRQKRTDSE, from the coding sequence ATGGATCTTCGATCTTGGCTTGAAGGGGTAGACGGACTTGCAAGCTTATATTCCTTTGATATTCTCCCTGACGGAAGCTTCAGCGAGATAAGGCTCATGGGTGTAAATAAACAAAACGAAGGTATGCTTCACTTTCGTCCCGATACGCCTGAATTCTATCCCGGTATCCCTTACCGCAATTACTGGATGGATCTGAATTTTGAAAGCTTCCTTTACAGGAGCGGAAGTGAAAGAAAGTCGCTGTATTCATATGTGAACGCCCGAGGCTACTGGCTCAAGGGCTTTTATATCCCAATCGCAAATCCTGACGAAGCTCCCGCAGAGAACGGTACCAAAACCGTTTACTGTCTCTACATACTCGAATATGCCGACGACCTCGAGACCGAGTCCTTGTTACAGCATTCTGCCGATGTTGCGGATGCGGTCACAAATCTGAGCATAAAGCTTCATGAAGTGCAGGATTTTTATCAGGCAATGGCAGCAGCTGCTGCTGAGATACAGAGTGTATGCAGTGCGGAATTATGTTCTATATATCCCGTCAATATGATCACTCAGAAATGTGCCTTTATAAACAGTGACGGCGTTCAGGACAAGGCACTGGAGTATCTTGCCGACGAGATGCAGTGTACTCCTTTTGAAGTAGCTATGCGCTGGGAGAATATCCTTGCTATGAGCGATTGCCTTCTCCTTGAAGACCTTGATATCATTAGGGAGCGCGACCCTGTGTGGTACAGCTCTCTCTGCAAGCATCAGATAAGGAATATCGTCCTTTATGAGATACGATTCAAGCAGACTCTGGTAGGCTTTATATGGGCTGCCAATTATGACTCGTCAAAAATGATGCACATCAAAAAGATACTGGAGCTGTCATCGTTCCTGCTTGCGGCTGTAATCCGCAATCATCATCTGGTCTCACAGCTTGAACTGAAAAGTACTATCGACGGACTGACACAGCTGTTCAACCGCAATTCAATGAATGAACGTGTTGATAAGCTTGTATCCGATACGTCAGATAAGCCAAAGGAAATGGGAGTAGTTCTGGCTGATCTGAACGGACTGAAAACTGTTAATGATGATGAGGGACATGATGCAGGCGACAAGCTGCTGATGAGAGCAGCGGCTCTTCTGAAGCTTGCTTTCGGCGACTATGAGATATACCGTGCAGGCGGCGATGAGTTCTTTATCTTCTGTCCTGATGTTTCCGAGGAGGAACTGGCTCAGCAGGTGAAACAGCTCCGTACACTTGCCGACAGTACGCCTGATGTGAGCTTTGCAGTTGGTGCTGTCCATGTCACAGGTGAATATGATATCCGACAGGCGATGCATACGGCTGACGGGCGTATGTACAGGGACAAGCAGGAATACTACATGACGCACCCCGAAAAGGACAGACGCAGACAGAAGCGTACAGACAGCGAATGA
- a CDS encoding DUF4368 domain-containing protein, whose product MLKRHPLQTAQRIYQAGCSTSVQLKTELAELSDQLDTVSLQEKYVLDFIEKAKANIELKEVTPELLRAFISRIEVYEKPEKYSRTCGNTILIRYTFQTIHEPAPILKPSENKTFAQAAC is encoded by the coding sequence GTGTTGAAAAGGCATCCTTTGCAGACGGCGCAAAGAATATACCAAGCTGGCTGTTCAACAAGTGTTCAACTGAAAACTGAACTTGCTGAGCTCTCTGATCAGCTTGACACTGTAAGTTTACAGGAGAAGTACGTGCTTGACTTCATTGAAAAGGCGAAGGCTAACATCGAACTGAAAGAGGTTACTCCCGAACTTCTCAGGGCTTTCATATCTCGCATTGAAGTCTATGAGAAGCCTGAGAAATATTCGCGGACTTGCGGTAACACCATACTGATACGCTACACCTTCCAGACAATTCATGAGCCTGCGCCGATTCTAAAGCCGTCCGAAAACAAGACATTTGCACAGGCAGCTTGCTAA
- a CDS encoding EAL domain-containing protein, with amino-acid sequence MKNDFVEEMRSLIESSGIAPEQFEIEITESILIDSADKALQCINELRAMGVKFAIDDFGTGYSSLSYLNRIPANLLKIDKSFIDKINVNESSKQYVAAIISMGHIMGLDVISEGVEEDAQLDALRSIGCDYVQGYIWGRPMSADDAEKLVTGIVEQTT; translated from the coding sequence ATGAAAAATGATTTTGTTGAAGAGATGCGCTCACTTATTGAAAGCAGCGGTATTGCTCCCGAGCAGTTTGAGATCGAGATCACAGAGTCTATCCTGATAGATTCGGCAGACAAGGCGCTGCAGTGCATAAATGAGCTGAGAGCTATGGGCGTCAAATTTGCCATAGACGATTTCGGTACAGGATATTCCTCACTCAGCTACCTTAACAGGATACCTGCAAATCTCCTGAAAATAGACAAGTCCTTTATTGACAAGATAAATGTGAACGAGTCGTCAAAGCAGTATGTTGCCGCCATAATCTCCATGGGGCATATTATGGGACTTGACGTTATCTCAGAGGGTGTTGAGGAAGACGCGCAGCTTGATGCGCTCCGCAGTATTGGCTGCGATTATGTTCAGGGCTATATCTGGGGACGTCCCATGTCCGCAGATGATGCCGAAAAGCTTGTAACCGGCATTGTGGAACAGACAACTTGA